Proteins from a single region of Primulina tabacum isolate GXHZ01 chromosome 5, ASM2559414v2, whole genome shotgun sequence:
- the LOC142547624 gene encoding high mobility group B protein 15-like: MMVEKGMLEGGESGKMESSSAADNCQTAPSFHSYPPPLATYDDVFCSRELFMETLRKLHASMGTKFMIPVVGGRDLDLYRLFMEVTSRGGIAKVVKERKWKEVTAAFNFPSSATNASFILRKYYVSLIYHYEQIYFFKATCWTPSATDAFQYVSSSAAPPLGSAEQTHATPVQDRVTPAAPVPGVSVALSAGTPVCGVIDGKFEGGYLVTVKFGSEEFKGVLYQVPNKEAWTTPSHQNWPQIQNDLVHNTDGSKTKLGAPRRKRRKKSEMRKRDPAHPKPNRSGYNFFFAEQHSRLKPLYPGRDREISRMIGELWNKLQDPERTVYQEKANKDKERYKLEMEDYRERLRTGQVTSNALPIQQHPPIPEAHSVDFDSNLDLEGGATSAYRNDHETSSDESDKSEKSNLKEYDKDSVFGAYSGENMDLKNVDIEILAEEEAFELQTRLEKNTGDVAMQGKEEVLTGGEDGVSVPVEEKELMPLPGSTSGNE; this comes from the exons ATGATGGTAGAAAAAGGAATGTTGGAGGGAGGTGAAAGTGGGAAGATGGAATCATCCTCTGCAGCAGACAACTGCCAAACAGCCCCTAGTTTTCATTCCTACCCACCTCCATTGGCCACATATGATGATGTTTTCTGCTCGCGAGAGCTGTTTATGGAGACTTTAAGGAAGTTGCATGCTTCCATGGGAACTAAATTCAT GATTCCCGTTGTGGGGGGTAGGGACTTAGACTTGTATCGCCTCTTCATGGAAGTCACTTCTCGTGGTGGCATTGCAAAG GTTGTAAAGGAGAGAAAATGGAAGGAAGTTACAGCTGCTTTCAACTTTCCTTCCTCAGCGACGAATGCTTCTTTCATACTTCGAAAGTATTATGTCTCGTTGATTTACCACTACGAACAAATCTACTTCTTTAAAGCCACATGTTGGACTCCTTCAGCCACTG ATGCTTTTCAATATGTATCTTCAAGTGCTGCTCCACCGCTAGGTTCAGCTGAACAAACTCATGCAACTCCAGTACAAGATAGAGTTACTCCAGCAGCACCAGTGCCCGGAG TCTCAGTTGCACTATCAGCTGGTACCCCAGTTTGTGGGGTGATCGATGGAAAATTCGAGGGTGGGTATCTTGTTACAGTAAAATTTGGTTCAGAGGAATTCAAAGGGGTTCTTTATCAAGTACCCAATAAAGAAGCATGGACTACTCCCAGCCATCAGAACTGGCCCCAAATTCAGAATGATTTGGTTCATAATACGGACGGTTCCAAGACGAAACTGGGGGCTCCACGTCGTAAACGTAGGAAGAAATCCGAAATGAGGAAGAGGGATCCTGCTCATCCCAAGCCTAACAGAAGTGGTTATAACTTTTTCTTTGCCGAGCAGCACTCCAGGCTGAAACCACTTTACCCTGGAAGAGATAGAGAGATAAGTAGAATGATTGGGGAATTATGGAACAAGTTACAAGATCCTGAAAGAACT GTTTATCAAGAGAAGGCAAACAAAGACAAGGAAAGATACAAATTGGAGATGGAAGACTACAGGGAAAGATTAAGGACAGGACAAGTTACCAGCAACGCATTACCTATACAGCAGCATCCTCCGATACCAGAAGCTCACTCAGTGGATTTTGACAGCAACCTCGACTTGGAAGGCGGTGCTACATCAGCTTACAGGAACGATCATGAAACCAGCTCTGATGAGAGCGACAAAAGTGAGAAAAGTAACTTGAAAGAGTATGACAAGGACTCGGTTTTCGGGGCATATTCAGGAGAAAATATGGATTTGAAAAATGTGGATATTGAAATCTTGGCTGAGGAAGAGGCGTTTGAGCTGCAAACAAGACTAGAGAAAAATACCGGGGACGTTGCAATGCAGGGAAAGGAGGAGGTGTTAACAGGTGGTGAGGATGGAGTATCAGTTCCTGTTGAAGAGAAAGAATTGATGCCATTGCCTGGTAGTACTAGTGGAAATGAATGA
- the LOC142547625 gene encoding tetrahydroanabasine acetyltransferase isoform X2, which yields MRVHIQETAVVPPSKPPFDGDQILPLSNLDLDRNNDVILRYLRVYANHHPRQQPPHPFQVITVALSAALVPYYPFAGNLRRHAEDGLLELHCHLGDGVPVVSAVVDCHLSSIDYLDAESENELTEQLVPNPNPNEDVIQPMMLQVTRFGCGGFVLGAAIHHAICDGLGATLFFNAMAELASGSGRITTDPVWNRSTLLGPRKAPRVEFRIDEFLKLDRGFSPYSDSGKRVLKECFNVKEDWLDNLKGLLYQQSGIKFTTFEALGAFIWRARAKSSEVPGEERVTFAYSINVRKIVNPPLPNGYWGNGCVPIYIPLLAKDVAEQPIWKTADSIKKSKLNATDEYVRSFIDFQELHYAQGVTAGSRVSGFTDWRHLGHSTVDFGWGGPVAVVPLSRRLLGSTEPCFFLPGKEGGGMVKVLLHLDEDAIPGFRQEMGSKK from the exons ATGCGAGTCCACATTCAAGAAACCGCCGTAGTACCGCCCAGCAAACCGCCGTTTGACGGCGATCAAATCCTACCTCTATCGAACCTCGACTTAGATCGAAACAATGACGTCATACTCCGTTATCTTCGTGTTTACGCCAACCACCACCCCCGACAACAACCTCCACACCCTTTCCAAGTTATAACTGTCGCGCTGTCTGCCGCCCTTGTTCCATACTACCCGTTTGCTGGGAACCTCCGCCGCCACGCCGAAGATGGCCTTCTTGAATTGCATTGCCACCTGGGTGATGGAGTGCCGGTGGTTAGCGCGGTAGTCGACTGCCACTTGAGCTCCATCGATTACCTTGATGCTGAATCGGAAAACGAGCTTACAGAACAGTTGGTGCCGAACCCGAATCCAAATGAAGACGTGATCCAACCTATGATGTTGCAG GTGACAAGATTCGGGTGTGGCGGGTTTGTTCTGGGTGCAGCCATACACCACGCAATCTGCGATGGGCTTGGAGCGACCTTGTTTTTCAATGCCATGGCAGAGTTAGCGAGTGGTTCGGGTCGGATCACGACTGATCCGGTCTGGAACCGGTCCACTTTACTCGGACCAAGAAAGGCACCCCGTGTTGAATTCCGGATTGATGAGTTCTTGAAGTTGGACAGGGGATTCTCCCCTTATTCGGATTCTGGCAAACGGGTGTTGAAAGAATGCTTCAATGTGAAAGAAGACTGGTTGGATAATCTGAAAGGGTTGTTATACCAGCAATCCGGGATAAAATTTACCACTTTTGAAGCATTGGGTGCTTTTATATGGCGAGCAAG GGCAAAATCCAGTGAAGTCCCTGGAGAAGAAAGGGTCACCTTCGCATATTCAATTAATGTCAGGAAAATAGTAAATCCGCCATTGCCAAATGGATACTGGGGTAATGGCTGTGTTCCAATTTACATCCCCCTTCTTGCCAAAGATGTAGCGGAGCAGCCCATATGGAAAACCGCAGATTCAATCAAGAAGAGCAAGCTCAACGCCACCGATGAATATGTACGTTCCTTCATCGATTTCCAGGAACTGCATTATGCGCAAGGCGTCACGGCCGGGTCGAGAGTGAGCGGGTTCACTGATTGGCGGCATTTGGGCCATTCAACTGTGGATTTTGGATGGGGCGGCCCTGTTGCGGTGGTGCCTTTGTCGAGGCGCCTGTTGGGCAGTACAGAACCTTGTTTTTTCTTGCCGGGGAAAGAGGGTGGTGGGATGGTCAAGGTTTTACTTCATTTGGACGAAGATGCAATTCCTGGTTTTAGACAAGAAATGG GTTCAAAGAAGTAA
- the LOC142547625 gene encoding tetrahydroanabasine acetyltransferase isoform X1 → MRVHIQETAVVPPSKPPFDGDQILPLSNLDLDRNNDVILRYLRVYANHHPRQQPPHPFQVITVALSAALVPYYPFAGNLRRHAEDGLLELHCHLGDGVPVVSAVVDCHLSSIDYLDAESENELTEQLVPNPNPNEDVIQPMMLQVTRFGCGGFVLGAAIHHAICDGLGATLFFNAMAELASGSGRITTDPVWNRSTLLGPRKAPRVEFRIDEFLKLDRGFSPYSDSGKRVLKECFNVKEDWLDNLKGLLYQQSGIKFTTFEALGAFIWRARAKSSEVPGEERVTFAYSINVRKIVNPPLPNGYWGNGCVPIYIPLLAKDVAEQPIWKTADSIKKSKLNATDEYVRSFIDFQELHYAQGVTAGSRVSGFTDWRHLGHSTVDFGWGGPVAVVPLSRRLLGSTEPCFFLPGKEGGGMVKVLLHLDEDAIPGFRQEMGKLKNLDSYDLLSAL, encoded by the exons ATGCGAGTCCACATTCAAGAAACCGCCGTAGTACCGCCCAGCAAACCGCCGTTTGACGGCGATCAAATCCTACCTCTATCGAACCTCGACTTAGATCGAAACAATGACGTCATACTCCGTTATCTTCGTGTTTACGCCAACCACCACCCCCGACAACAACCTCCACACCCTTTCCAAGTTATAACTGTCGCGCTGTCTGCCGCCCTTGTTCCATACTACCCGTTTGCTGGGAACCTCCGCCGCCACGCCGAAGATGGCCTTCTTGAATTGCATTGCCACCTGGGTGATGGAGTGCCGGTGGTTAGCGCGGTAGTCGACTGCCACTTGAGCTCCATCGATTACCTTGATGCTGAATCGGAAAACGAGCTTACAGAACAGTTGGTGCCGAACCCGAATCCAAATGAAGACGTGATCCAACCTATGATGTTGCAG GTGACAAGATTCGGGTGTGGCGGGTTTGTTCTGGGTGCAGCCATACACCACGCAATCTGCGATGGGCTTGGAGCGACCTTGTTTTTCAATGCCATGGCAGAGTTAGCGAGTGGTTCGGGTCGGATCACGACTGATCCGGTCTGGAACCGGTCCACTTTACTCGGACCAAGAAAGGCACCCCGTGTTGAATTCCGGATTGATGAGTTCTTGAAGTTGGACAGGGGATTCTCCCCTTATTCGGATTCTGGCAAACGGGTGTTGAAAGAATGCTTCAATGTGAAAGAAGACTGGTTGGATAATCTGAAAGGGTTGTTATACCAGCAATCCGGGATAAAATTTACCACTTTTGAAGCATTGGGTGCTTTTATATGGCGAGCAAG GGCAAAATCCAGTGAAGTCCCTGGAGAAGAAAGGGTCACCTTCGCATATTCAATTAATGTCAGGAAAATAGTAAATCCGCCATTGCCAAATGGATACTGGGGTAATGGCTGTGTTCCAATTTACATCCCCCTTCTTGCCAAAGATGTAGCGGAGCAGCCCATATGGAAAACCGCAGATTCAATCAAGAAGAGCAAGCTCAACGCCACCGATGAATATGTACGTTCCTTCATCGATTTCCAGGAACTGCATTATGCGCAAGGCGTCACGGCCGGGTCGAGAGTGAGCGGGTTCACTGATTGGCGGCATTTGGGCCATTCAACTGTGGATTTTGGATGGGGCGGCCCTGTTGCGGTGGTGCCTTTGTCGAGGCGCCTGTTGGGCAGTACAGAACCTTGTTTTTTCTTGCCGGGGAAAGAGGGTGGTGGGATGGTCAAGGTTTTACTTCATTTGGACGAAGATGCAATTCCTGGTTTTAGACAAGAAATGGGTAAGTTGAAAAACCTCGATAGTTATGACTTGCTGTCTGCACTCTGA